The window GTTGGTGATACACTGGATATTTATTTGCATGATACTCAACTCAACCTTTGAGGAAACTCTTTCAGATTTAATCTCGTTTCATGCTTGCGTCGGCTGCGGATTTCGGCGTTGGAAAAAGTGATGGACGCTCACATTTTTCGGCCACCGAGATGCTTCAAGAGCTCTTTCAAATTGACTCTTTGGTATAAGTACTTTGAATGATGCGTAACTCTCTGGATATTTAGATTTTAGGGCTTCACATTTCACATCAGCGAAGTTTGGTTTTAGAAAGGCCAAAAGTTTTTCAGGCGTAGTATCAGGCTTTAAGTTCGTTACATGAAgggatttatatttttcaatcccttCGATATCAGATGTTCCCGAAAAATTTCCCACTACCAAAGCCTGTCTAgaatccttttttttctttccacGAGTCACAGTCTGCCAATTCGTGTTCGATTTGGGTTCATTCACACTTTGATGAGATTCAAAATTGTATCCCTTATTACGAGCAATATCTGGAATTTTTGTTGTGCGCAGAGCATTATTTTCTTCAGATGAAGTGATAATCGGTTTAGTTACTTCTGTTTTATTGGCAGTTTCTTTTTTGCGATCTTTTGCTACCACATTTTTAGGTTCTCTGACATTACTTGTAACATACGTGGGAATTGCCGCGTTATCTATGATAATTTTATCGCCTCGTATGTTTactatttctttcaaattagaTATCTCATTTTCTAGATAAGTGATCTTATCTTTCAATAATGAAGAATTCTCAATCAAAATTGAGTTTTTGACTTCTAATTCTTCTATGATTTTCAGAAGAAGATCCTGGTAGGTAGACTCACCAGAAATTTGTGTACCTCCAGACCCAGATTCGCCTGTTACACTCGCCAAATAGGTGTTGTTTTGACTTGGGAATGGAGTCAATAGATTTTCTCCGCAACATAATTTCAATCTCGAACCACATCTAGGATGATATACATTGGGACAGAGATTGCATTTAAAACCAACTTTTAATGATTGTTTACAAGAACCACACTTAAGCAACTCAGTTTGAAGAGCGTCGCTCGTACCAACCTTCTTGTTCGCGGACATGTTTAAAATTTGTTGATACTTTCAATCTTAATTCTGTAACAttatatatgaaataatatacagggttggAGCTATTCAGAGGGCcattacagggatatcgaaaaccgttagagatacagagaggcttaaattacaaaaaagttgcgttgagagatgagtgtgttggtgttaacacatccaaaatatctccaatggttctcgagatgttccgaaaaaactgaaaatcgagattttctttttttctgtaaaactcatttgtttctggagaaaACTTCACctttagaatctctatattggataatggctacaaaccgaatttcgtgaaattatctcctgaaacaaatgagttatacagaaaaaagaaaatcttgatattcagttttttcgagatatctcgcgAACCGACGgaaatattttggatctgttaacatcAACAcactaaataacgcaacttttccGTAATCTAATCCTctctgtatctctaacggttttcgatccTTGTAGTTCCCCTCTAAATAGTGCTTACCCTGTGTAATAATAAAACTTCATCTATATTTACTAACCGACAAAATTATGTAATAGTCAATCAAAAGCTCCAGGCGCCCATTGCAAtggcttgaaatttttataatcgCGTCAAATTCATTCATAGATGGGAGTAGGTACTATCATACCACTTCATAAAGAAATCTTCCTGCATGAATTCGTTTCATGATAAATAGAAACCGTACAGTCATCAAACTCCCTGCTTCAGTTTTTAATTAGCTCtgacagaaaaaaattgacacaTCATTTATTTGTTCAAACCTCTCAACTTAATTAgtaaaaattgaagaatatttcaatCTTCTTCTAGCAGTTAGCGTTATTTTCCCCAGTCTGATTGAGCCATATATCATTTTCACTGTTTGATGATTAGGAAATTGAGATATATTCTTGCGCTTAAATTGGGTATCAGGAACAAACAAATTGCTCAGTAATCAGTCAAAGGGTCAACTACTCGAACAAACATGAGGAAGTTTAGACTATAAAATGAGTTTAATAACTGTTCAGTAGCGTGTTTATGAAAATCTTCCTTGAATCACCATCAACAATGCTTGTTCATTGTGAGCATTAGTGACCAAATTATTTGTGATTAAATTTTATTGTCATACTAACGGACTCAGAATACTTTGTCTTGCCGAAAATATAATGATCATGTAATTCTAATAAATCATATTTGCCCTTTTGAACGGATTTActaaatgtttatttttagtCGAAATATAAgactttcattgaatttcgacaaatgCGGCTCTTGAATGTCGAAATCCTAGAATactatataaaaattataattctcatttcgaaaacttttaatttcattgatttttcaaattttgatagatattctATACTTTTTCGGATGGAAAGAGTTAACATTTCTCATTCAATTTCTCAATTTATTGCTAGAAGCTAGGAATAAATGGATCAAGTTAGTGAGCAAGGCGATCAGAGTAAGTTCTTATAATTTTCCAGAGAAACTCTGGATTGCAGAGAAAACACGGCACATCAAGGTTctcacaaaaaaattatctaataaGATTTAAGCTGATGTATGAAGGTTTCTGTTTCTATTTTCATTGTTGTTCTctgaaattcatatttatttgtGTAATAGAATTATTTTACATTCCGAAAAGACATCTGTGAAGATTTCATGcggacaaaattttttttcaaaggttttattataaaataaaaaccaGTTAAACaagaactgatgaaaatattggTATAAACAGAGCTACCTACGTGTGAATTGAGGAAAAAGTAGCTCAATATTTAGTGCCGTTACAGAAAACTTTATTTGTTATTCGCGGCGCCATCTATCCGAGTGCAGcagaaataaagaaatactTGCGTCTCACAGAAACAACCTGCAATGCACATGCCTTCTTCCGATTTGAATCTATCGAACTGCGAgttctattttttattcataGATGGCGACCACTGTCATTTTTAGtaaatatcgaatttttcaataaattgggAATAATTTGAGAAGTGGTTACGAGTTATTTTTATTACTAGTTATCACTGTCAATGaactattcaatttattcacTAAAATCATGGTGAATACTGCAAATgttgaacagaaaaatattgaggcTAATTTGGACATAATAAATTatacaatttttgtatttcaagAACACAACAATAAATGTTCTTCACAATATTTCAATGAGTGCATTGAACTCTCCAATTCATTCACAATGCATTCCAATCAGAGTTACTTATCTTCACATAGAATCGTCACATTCTTCTCAACATTTATCTCACTCCGAATCTCATCACAGCTAGCCCTATTATCCCTAACATCAATCACTAAACCTGGAAACCGGCTCAATTCTTGAGTAGGCACACATTGCAATAAGTTCCCTCTTAATTTCAAGCTCTTCAGTCTCCTCAATCCATTGAAGGCCCCATCCTCAATGTTTGATATCTTGTTATGATTCAAATTCAGCGTTTCCAAAAATTGCAGAGGCGAAAAAGTGCTGGTGTCTATTGATTCAATGTAATTCAGGGACAAATCCAGGTATCTCAGTTTTGGCAAAGATTGGAAGTCGTTTTTTGTGATTGTTCTGATGTAGTTGTGGACAAGTATTAAGGTCTGCAAGTTTCTCAATCCTCTGAAGTTTATGTTGTGAATAATTGATATGTCGTTACCTGAAAGGTCCAATGTAGCTAGTCTTCTTAAAGGAAGAAAGATGGGTTGGTCTATTTTTGTTATTCTGTTCCCATGAAGACCTAAGACGGTCAAGTTTCCTAGCCTGTTGAACGCACCTTCTGATATCGAGATTATGTTCGTCAAATTCAAATAGAGGTTTTGGATTTTTGTGAGAAGGATGAAAGCATTCTTCGGTATGTTACTGTTTTCTCCATGCATGAAACAGATTTTGGTATTGTTGGTGTCTACTTTTTCTGGTATTCCTTGGATGAATTTGTTTCCAACACACACTGTTATATCCCGAACATCTAGACACATGCCATGGTTGCAGCGAATAACACACAATAGAAAGATTAGCTTTACGAATATAAATTTTCTGTCCATTCTGCGTTTCTAGAAAAAACAGAGGGATTTTTGTTACTACTGTTATTGAATAATCGATACTCTCATCGTTTGAGAACTAAACTCAGAGAGATAAGAAGTAAACGTCGTGTCATCCGAGATAAAAGTTAGAGTTGGGAATTCTTGAAGCGATATTATGTATAACAGGAGTGGATTTGATGGGATTTCAGTTGAGATATCGGACAACGCATTACGCAAGTGATAATTTAGCTAAACACTGTATAGTCTGGCATTATAATAAaacatatagggtgtttcaataGGAATGCTACAATTTATAACGATTAGGTATAATGGCGACacagtgtattattttttgacaatgcTTATGTTATATGTATTGAGTAGGCTATTAATcagatacatgcttcaacaacgtttagaaattgttttatcaaaatcagtgctttCTTGTGAACAATGAGGGAAATTGAGAATCAATGGACAAGATTATTCGCCTATTCATTATTAATCGTGTTGTaggaaaatttgaaagttaATTTTCTTCACAAGGCACAAGAGTAGCACCACGACCAAGTACTGAGATGTACTTGGTACCACTTTCAAATGTGTCTACAATACAAAATAGTGAATTGATATACTGAATAATGATTAatgcttttcacatttttccatATATTCACAAATGCAAAAACTCATATTACCTCAAATCATTTCCTTCTATCATTTTCCATTCAATCTGTGTTTTGaatcttcgaaaaataattttggtatattatatacagggtgtcctgtAAACCGATGTCAACCCGGCGCATGCTGATAGCTTAGGTCATGCCTGACcagaatatccaaatttgattTCAGTAAAAGTGTCTTAGTTTCTGAGATATCGACAATTTTATGAGAATCATCAAAATCTGCACCTTAGTCTTTGTTCTGAGTGCCACAGCTACAAATGTTGGTATTTTGTGATTCTTCTTtcgatcgaaaattacagacggATCAGCCTACCTAACATGGCCGAAGATTTTCCCGAGGTGTGTATGGTATGCTCTGGAAAATGTCTATTGAAtacatttgatagtttatgaTTTTTTGACCAGTTATCTCGTTTATTATCGGCAATACCGTTTTACTTTTATTACTAGAGTTGGCTATGCGATTCTTAATATGATCTTTCTTAATATACACGAGTCCTACATTAtatctttttagtttgtttgtaGAAATTAGCTAATTCAGGGCGAAAAAGAGACGATGTATAAATGTAATccaattgattttttatttcaatgactTGAGTGAACCTTTCAAAATATCTTCTGTGAGAATCAATAACCTTAACCTTTATTAGAGGAAAAGTAAAATCAAAAATGGGCCAGAATCTGCCGAAAAAGTTATCCTAGAGGCAAAATCTATATCACATTCATTTTCCTTAAAAGTGAGACCATTTCAGTCCTCGGCAGAAAACAGTTCTAGGAACCTTTCCATTGTTTCCTCATTAAATAGCCGAAGTTTTTCCAGACTTCGGATCTGATTCAccgaaagaaaaagaaaattcttGTATGACAGCACCTGATGTTAGCTGTTTTTTAGAGTTTACGAACGGTTGTTGTcatcaaaaattacaataccatTCATAACAAGTTATTACGttctcatgaaatagtcttgtgAAATTCCATTTGAGTATTCgattttttctgtagaaaaaatcgaaaaaacacaatgcaaagtaatattgtgttaaaaaaaactttcgtgCCGGTTCAAAAATCATCGTTTTCTTCTAGGATTTTTGTTGTTtccagcactcatgcttcttgttatttccagcactcatgcttcttgttaGAATATTGCTGAGCAAAGTGTTTTTTCGAATTTCCTCGAAAAAATTAGATGGCTTCATGATATTACTCACGAAAAACGTTGCCCAGCAAATGGATAGGTACATATTTCGCCTTTTttgatgaatgaatgacactTCAATTGGTCATATacagtgcgcgtcaaaattatggaacaaattcattttctcagaagaaaaatatttggcaacaaaatcctgaaacatgtcaatttttgttcatttttaccACATTTgtatgcatttttgaaggatttttgttgcaccctgtgccatccccatcatctcttcaaattttttgaatagggaaagtgagTCATGTGTGTTTTTGGCAAGGTCTTTGTATCTTCTTTACAAgcgtgcagaaattttcaagaaaaaaatttatttttgaagaatcagttagttcaaagaggttttcagtatgtgcactTTATCAGGCTCATTTAATTTGAGACgatggtacctgatgaaatttgtcaccgaATGAAAATCGACCATTACAGTTTTGTTCATGCACAAATTTCAACCCCTACGATCCCTTTAATGAAGACAAAAATGGAGTGACATTGGAAATTTATTTCGGCATTGAAGTTTCACTCGGAGAATTATTGTGCATTACAAGATAAGTTAAATTCAATGTTCAAAATGACCTGCATCGTTCTGGATGCAATAATCAAAGCACTTGACACattctaatttttcaattaagggggttgaaagttgtgcataaacaaaactgtaatggtcgactttcattcggtgacaaatttcatcaggtatCATCGTCTCAAAGTAAATGAGCCATGACAAAGTGCACATACTAACCCCCTTAAACtaagttttcaaaaaaaaaaaatttttttcttgaaaatttctgcacgtATGTAAAGAAGATACGAAGACCTTTCCAAAAACACACATGACCCACTTTCCCTGTTTAAAACATTTAGAGGATTAATggggatggcacagggtgcaacaaaaaCCCTTcgaaaatgcataaaaatttggtaaaaatgaaacaaaaattgacctgtttcagaattttgacgcgcactgtataatcaaaataagtgaACATACACAATCATAGAAGCATATTCGAATAAGATAGTAACTTGAAATCTAACAGCATAATTGACTGTAGATTATAAAAAAGATATTTTCACAGAAACAATTATTATCAAACTTTAAGACAGTTATCTTCCGATGCTTTAATTCCTCCAGGAACATCGATTAAAGCACAATCCAGCGAGCGAAACGTGAATTGTCGAACGCCACCGAAGAAAAGTGCATAAATTCCTCGGAATCGACATTTGCAATGACCCAGGGTCGGATACGAAGACATAGAGGATAAGTTAAATGTACTTCCATTACGGAACGTGCCCCGCATCCAGTCTGCTTCTTTGCATATTATAATAATCCTTTTTCCGAATAAGATAACTTCTTTCCATCGGCTAATCAGCATTCCGGTCAAATTCCTACTTCCCCCGCTATATTTGACAATCCCCAAAATTCTCACGTACTATCATTTAATCTGTTCGATGGTGTTTCCTACCCCGTTTTCTATCTTTTGCATCTTTCATTTGGGGGGCTATTATCGAGTTTTACTCCACCCGGACAACGTCTGAGTGAGAAATGTTCGCTACTCCCGGTTTATCCCGAAATGGATCTGCATGAGAGGCAACTGCTACACGAATGGAATTTCGTTTCCTGAAAACGTAGCCGTAGATTCGATTTCTCCGATCTTCGGAGGGTATCGCTGGAGATACCGCACGCCCGTGGGCTCATTTCGACTCGAGATGTTTCATTCCGATCTTTTTCTAGGCTTATTGGTCCATCAAGTGCGGAGGGGTGACGCAAGGTGGGATGTTGGGTCATTTATTCTTCTTGCTTTCTATGACTTAATGTGCTCAATCGAAACATTCATGATTAAGAATATCTTAATTAGGGAATCCAATCACGCACCAAAATATCAATTCGCGGAATGAAAATTATCAATCTCGCGAATCCGCTGGATCTCGCTGGATTGTTAACAATATATAAatgtgggatccaaattcttaacacccgactgaatgatacgctactgactttacgaaacgagaactacacgatcgaccctaaaaggttgccctatgcagatttatcgatataggaagacgtaaggggaagaggtacttgagacttaaaACAGAGACTGAAGTACGATACTGGAAGATGGTAGACGGACAGAGTTAGGTATTCGACATTAGAGATTAGACGGGAAAGGttaaagaattcgacgtgatagacgcagatgattcgacgtaaaatagtagacgcagcgagtaacataattcgacgttagatatagacggatcaacgcgaataattcgataattagactattaacagttagacggaataaaatagcttcgatagacaatagacgaaagttcagtggctgtacattcaattgacgtgAATTGTAACATTGTGTAAATAAAcatagttaagttccggcggccttttttatataaacccctagacaacgatataaaaaaCCCTACATAAATACTCTTTGTATTCAACCTATTACACATGCTCATAACAAGGTCTTATGCTATTAAAAACATACTATAGTATAAAAGTGTTCATTTCATATCGACatctgtcaagttttgccgcgggtaaactcgaCAAATCTGCCGATAAGTGCTGTCTCACATTTAATCCAACTAGAAACCATTTCGAAATTGAGCGGTTGTGATTGATGGAAATCAAGTCAAGAGTCGGAGTTGTAAAAAGCCTCCAAGAATGTACCCGTACATTCATACgtcatttcatgttttaataaCTGCTCAAGTGTTGTTCGTACTCGTGCAGCCATAAAAGAAGCCTTTGGTTCTGGTACCCACTCAGTATACGAATACTATGATTCGATTCCTCTTCTGAATTCGAAGGCGATGGTCCACTTCTCGTTGCTAGATTAGATAAAGGTATTTTATCCTCATCAGCATAAGTGAAACGGTCTTCGTTTTGGGATTGTTTTTTGTCTTCTAAAGACGTCTCTATTTGCAGCCTGTCAGTCaaactcttaatttcatttcgttgttttgctatgaagtacaaatgtatcttcttggCCATTTGTACCATACTTGTCATTAATGAACAGACTAACCGACTAACGAAAATACAGTTGATATGACAACTAGAATTTTGTCAATGGTAACTTCACAACAATATGTACtaaataatggatttatttcGTTTGTCATGTGATCAAACGAGGTTTGTATAACTGAGGACGGTATCAACAACAATCATTATGAACATGTATGGCCtctgcaaaatcaataattCATTAGACCGAAACGATTTCAGCAACGTTATTAGTATAAACGTTTGGGTCAGGATTTTCAATAATGGTTTGATGATTTGAGATTAATCTTTTGGACTCCATTGATGATCTTGACAACAAGATTGTTGGGAATATCAGCACGATGAGGCACTACTCACTACTAAAGGAGACAAGTATAGCTGCTGGGTTAGATGAAAATTTACCGAACAACTGGATAGGTCAAGAGAAAGTAATGCCATCGGCGATCTCGTTCACCGGATCTCAATCAGTTACATttcttatattataatatttattataccTGAAGcaactttttgaaataatatctcATCAACAGTTGCTTGATAGAATCTTCAGATCGTCGATGTGAGGCTTGCGTTCAAGTCGGAGTGGACAATTTTTATGCGTTGTTTACTGTCATTCACTcaatcttattgaaattaatggaagaTTTCCATAAATACTTTTTAGAgatctttgaattgaaaaacttgCGGTATCACAAATTGGACAGATCATAAATAAATCCCTGACAGAAAAATTCCTAGTACCAAAGTGTGAAACTAAAATATTCCCACACGAATTAgttctacaaggtatgacagaatgaacggatttacCAGAGAATTATCTCAAATCAATAACCAAAATCTCAAGCCCGCCGGTTTTGTGACCAccgaaatattgggtattttttatttttcgagtttccttcaattttccaTGGTTCTAATAACGCCATCCACAAAATATTCATCGATTGAAAACAGCTTCGAAATGACataaatggaaatgaaaaaaaaacttcggaATTTGAGATTAAAACTAACCCTGAAAACAAGGTTCTATAGGTCCTGCCGTTTGCTAGTTATCATGTCGAACAAATTCATCATCACTGAATTGAGTCTTATCATTTGAGATCATattcggctcaaaattcgaaatattcataCATTGTgtcgaaatttaaaaaaattatgttcagaGAATGAACACTCGAAAAATAAATTGACAttggaaaaatttttgataGGGTTAAGAACTAACAATAACTAATATAAACCTGAACAATCATACCACTTAATtaaaaaatctttcaaaacCAATTCAAATTGATCCGATcaatacactgtgtccgtaaagaatggaacaaattcatttttagctaaacagaccatttgaagaaataatcctgaaacacgtcgaactttaatttcaattaactgcattttaaaataataatctaatatacagggtgaattactttcaattaatgacgtttttttcaaacggaacacccccattttgtctcaattttccgattactctagctgagctgattccaaaaatgtatcaaatgttgattccaattggtagagggtggacaaaaatacaatagttttgtgtgtgcgtaacattctttattagttgaattaacaatattatcaaaaatacttattgtctagcggcaaaatgagctgtttccaagcagaatagaatatgaaagaaattatttcttatcaatttaaaaaaacatagtcgtctagtttttcgtgaaatgtcattatttgtttagtaatttattggtgttcaatgacagtttggtactacaatatttttggtattcgtgaatgtttcaaTTATTGCTCAGATTCAATTTGAAGTAGAAATGGAGTTTAGTGTTAAACAaaaccaattggaatcaacatgtgataaattattggaatcagctcagctagagtatttggaaaattgagacaaaatgagggtgttccattaaaaaaaattacggtgacgtcattactcgaaagcaattcaccctgtttattagatttatttattttattttaattaaaatcaaaaatcgacatgtttcaggattagttcttaaaatgatctgtttagctaaaaatgaatttgttccatactttacggacactcTGTATTTCCAACAACTAAAGCTATCCAAAGTGTAGCGATGAGAGTTCATCTACCATAAAAATTGAGCGTACGTAACCAAGTTGGAGTTAACGAGATCATCACCGGCATCATGATCGTGCTCTCAATCAAAATATGTCAGCGTGCACCAAGTACGTAGATACATTTCATTGCATGCCTCTCTGAGCCAACGACGAAACATCAAATCCATAATAACTTTCTAGGGTGAAAATTCATCCTGGGTAACAAGAGAACcatcaaaataattattgagTAGTCAAGTTTTAATTGCGAACGTTCACAAGCCACTGTAGCTGGTAGAGAGAGAAAGCAGGGCAGGATTAAGGTTGTCAGACATGCCATTCAGTTGAAGTTTATGCTGACGAAGGGAATTGATCACTTTTGGAGATATAACTTGTTTATGATCAGATCATTCTTGAATTAAAATTACTTACACGATATATTACTGCATATTTAACTGTAGTGATAAGTAGTTACAAGACGACTAACTTTCGAAAGAgagttataaaaaaatatagttcgATAAAGTTGAAGTATTAGCGAACATCGAGAGAACACAAGTAAATATTGATGTGAATAAAACACTTCAACAACTTCTGAACATTGttgaaatgtatatatttccaagattaaacagcataacctactgaacacaaataaaataagaaataaaaattaatataaagtgtattcaaaataaataaagtaAATTCCCCAAGcctctgtgacacggcacacacaaatataccaaagtcacactgatgagtccggtgtgtgtgccagggacgaaacgcataagtaggcatatgtgaaatcctacagtgatatgaaaatatatatgtccataataattatgatttaactacttattaaatattttattttcattgagaataatcattttggtgCCTAAGTAGAAAAAGTAGTACTTTGCTGATCGATCCTCATATTGGAGTTTGCTGGCCCTGTGTAGGGTCCATCATTGAGTAGAGACTCAGCATTGTTGGATTTCGTCC is drawn from Harmonia axyridis chromosome 7, icHarAxyr1.1, whole genome shotgun sequence and contains these coding sequences:
- the LOC123685311 gene encoding leucine-rich repeat-containing protein 15-like encodes the protein MCLDVRDITVCVGNKFIQGIPEKVDTNNTKICFMHGENSNIPKNAFILLTKIQNLYLNLTNIISISEGAFNRLGNLTVLGLHGNRITKIDQPIFLPLRRLATLDLSGNDISIIHNINFRGLRNLQTLILVHNYIRTITKNDFQSLPKLRYLDLSLNYIESIDTSTFSPLQFLETLNLNHNKISNIEDGAFNGLRRLKSLKLRGNLLQCVPTQELSRFPGLVIDVRDNRASCDEIRSEINVEKNVTILCEDK